The following are from one region of the Molothrus aeneus isolate 106 chromosome 7, BPBGC_Maene_1.0, whole genome shotgun sequence genome:
- the SCTR gene encoding secretin receptor isoform X1 produces the protein MWTIWVIFWISTVPIKAIPPVCDLLSVLKREEEKCVETLSLEARNRTTENDLLLSSGRCAGMWDNMSCWPSSTVGQTVNAHCPEFFQMLTGKKGFVYRNCTSEGWSEPYPRPDIACGYNVNDTTNEARRSYFMTLKTMYTIGYCTSLVTLMIALVVLASFRRLRCTRNYIHMHLFTSFILRASSNFIKDAVLFSSEDTNYCGAYTAGCKLTMVFFQYCIMSNYSWLLVEGLYLHTLLVISFFSERKFLLWFIALGWGAPAVFVAAWATARQLHENIGCWDINTDANTWWIIRGPIVVSIFINFILFVNILRILMRKLSSPEKRSSDFNQYKRLAKSTLLLIPLFGVHYIIFAFFPEDANSGTMEIQLFFELALGSFQGFVVAVLYCFLNGEVQLEVQRKWRQWHLSKHWRQHLSTSASNGGSGLTQEMQMVRSSPAEHRRGTLQRSSVL, from the exons ATGTGGACCATCTGGGTGATCTTCTGGATTTCAACTGTCCCG ATCAAAGCTATTCCACCTGTCTGTGACCTTCTGAGTGTCCtgaaaagggaggaagaaaagtgTGTGGAGACTCTTTCCCTGGAGGCAAGGAACAGAACGACTGAAAATGATCTGCTCCTGAGCTCAG GCAGATGTGCTGGAATGTGGGACAACATGAGCTGCTGGCCTTCATCCACTGTGGGACAGACTGTCAATGCTCACTGCCCTGAATTCTTTCAGATGCTGACTGGGAAAAAAG GTTTTGTGTACCGAAACTGTACAAGTGAGGGCTGGTCAGAGCCGTACCCAAGACCTGACATTGCTTGTGGCTACAATGTCAACGACACCACCAACGAGGCCAGA CGTTCCTATTTCATGACCCTGAAGACCATGTACACCATCGGATACTGCACCTCCCTTGTGACGTTGATGATAGCTTTGGTGGTCCTGGCCTCCTTTAG AAGGCTTCGCTGCACAAGGAACTACATCCACATGCATCTCTTCACATCATTCATTTTGCGAGCCTCATCCAACTTCATCAAGGATGCAGTCTTGTTTTCCTCTGAGGACACAAATTACTGTGGGGCATACACG GCTGGCTGTAAGCTCACCATGGTCTTCTTTCAGTATTGCATCATGTCTAACTACAGCTGGCTCCTGGTGGAAGGACTGTACCTCCACACTCTCCTGGTGATTTCCTTCTTCTCGGAAAGAAAGTTCCTCTTGTGGTTCATCGCCCTCGGATGGG GTGCCCCAGCGGTGTTTGTGGCTGCATGGGCGACTGCTCGGCAGCTCCATGAAAATATTGG GTGTTGGGACATTAACACTGATGCCAATACCTGGTGGATCATTAGAGGCCCTATAGTTGTGTCTATATTT attaatttcaTCCTCTTTGTCAACATTTTAAGAATCCTGATGAGGAAGCTCAGCTCCCCTGAAAAACGGAGCAGTGATTTCAACCAATACAA GAGACTTGCAAAGTCAACACTCCTCCTCATCCCTCTCTTTGGGGTCCACTATAtcatctttgcttttttccctgaggATGCAAACAGTGGCACAATGGAAATTCAGCTGTTTTTTGAATTGGCTCTTGGATCATTCCAG GGCTTTGTTGTGGCTGTACTTTATTGTTTTCTTAATGGTGAG GTTCAGCTGGAAGTTCAGAGAAAGTGGAGGCAGTGGCATTTAAGCAAGCACTGGCGACAGCACCTCAGCACTTCAGCGAGTAATGGAGGGAGTGGCTTGACCCAAGAGATGCAGATGGTGAggtccagcccagcagagcacaggagagGAACCCTCCAAAGGTCAAGTGTGCTGTAA
- the SCTR gene encoding secretin receptor isoform X2: MWTIWVIFWISTVPIKAIPPVCDLLSVLKREEEKCVETLSLEARNRTTENDLLLSSGRCAGMWDNMSCWPSSTVGQTVNAHCPEFFQMLTGKKGFVYRNCTSEGWSEPYPRPDIACGYNVNDTTNEARRSYFMTLKTMYTIGYCTSLVTLMIALVVLASFRRLRCTRNYIHMHLFTSFILRASSNFIKDAVLFSSEDTNYCGAYTAGCKLTMVFFQYCIMSNYSWLLVEGLYLHTLLVISFFSERKFLLWFIALGWGAPAVFVAAWATARQLHENIGCWDINTDANTWWIIRGPIVVSIFINFILFVNILRILMRKLSSPEKRSSDFNQYKRLAKSTLLLIPLFGVHYIIFAFFPEDANSGTMEIQLFFELALGSFQGFVVAVLYCFLNGELEVQRKWRQWHLSKHWRQHLSTSASNGGSGLTQEMQMVRSSPAEHRRGTLQRSSVL; this comes from the exons ATGTGGACCATCTGGGTGATCTTCTGGATTTCAACTGTCCCG ATCAAAGCTATTCCACCTGTCTGTGACCTTCTGAGTGTCCtgaaaagggaggaagaaaagtgTGTGGAGACTCTTTCCCTGGAGGCAAGGAACAGAACGACTGAAAATGATCTGCTCCTGAGCTCAG GCAGATGTGCTGGAATGTGGGACAACATGAGCTGCTGGCCTTCATCCACTGTGGGACAGACTGTCAATGCTCACTGCCCTGAATTCTTTCAGATGCTGACTGGGAAAAAAG GTTTTGTGTACCGAAACTGTACAAGTGAGGGCTGGTCAGAGCCGTACCCAAGACCTGACATTGCTTGTGGCTACAATGTCAACGACACCACCAACGAGGCCAGA CGTTCCTATTTCATGACCCTGAAGACCATGTACACCATCGGATACTGCACCTCCCTTGTGACGTTGATGATAGCTTTGGTGGTCCTGGCCTCCTTTAG AAGGCTTCGCTGCACAAGGAACTACATCCACATGCATCTCTTCACATCATTCATTTTGCGAGCCTCATCCAACTTCATCAAGGATGCAGTCTTGTTTTCCTCTGAGGACACAAATTACTGTGGGGCATACACG GCTGGCTGTAAGCTCACCATGGTCTTCTTTCAGTATTGCATCATGTCTAACTACAGCTGGCTCCTGGTGGAAGGACTGTACCTCCACACTCTCCTGGTGATTTCCTTCTTCTCGGAAAGAAAGTTCCTCTTGTGGTTCATCGCCCTCGGATGGG GTGCCCCAGCGGTGTTTGTGGCTGCATGGGCGACTGCTCGGCAGCTCCATGAAAATATTGG GTGTTGGGACATTAACACTGATGCCAATACCTGGTGGATCATTAGAGGCCCTATAGTTGTGTCTATATTT attaatttcaTCCTCTTTGTCAACATTTTAAGAATCCTGATGAGGAAGCTCAGCTCCCCTGAAAAACGGAGCAGTGATTTCAACCAATACAA GAGACTTGCAAAGTCAACACTCCTCCTCATCCCTCTCTTTGGGGTCCACTATAtcatctttgcttttttccctgaggATGCAAACAGTGGCACAATGGAAATTCAGCTGTTTTTTGAATTGGCTCTTGGATCATTCCAG GGCTTTGTTGTGGCTGTACTTTATTGTTTTCTTAATGGTGAG CTGGAAGTTCAGAGAAAGTGGAGGCAGTGGCATTTAAGCAAGCACTGGCGACAGCACCTCAGCACTTCAGCGAGTAATGGAGGGAGTGGCTTGACCCAAGAGATGCAGATGGTGAggtccagcccagcagagcacaggagagGAACCCTCCAAAGGTCAAGTGTGCTGTAA